Proteins encoded within one genomic window of Spirulina major PCC 6313:
- the ylqF gene encoding ribosome biogenesis GTPase YlqF, which yields MRNSPPLIQWYPGHIAKAERQLKEQLKHVDVVFEVLDARIPLASQHPDVAEWIGEKPRILLLNRVDMIPKPLKAAWEAWFKTQGEVVYWTSAKQGKGLRPVLKTAQTVGIAVNERRLQRGMRSRPVRAVVIGFPNVGKSALINRLVNRKAVKSARRAGVTRQLQWVKISDEIQLLDAPGVIPWKLDNQEDAIKLAICEDIGEAAYNNEKVAERMVDLLKALAMEGVLGDRYSVPVENDNGEAYLHRLAHARYLGDTERVAVLMLNDFRRGDLGEIPLELPPTLEPASDPLVCDPTAAQS from the coding sequence ATGCGTAACAGCCCTCCCCTAATTCAGTGGTATCCCGGCCACATTGCCAAAGCCGAACGCCAACTTAAAGAACAACTTAAACATGTGGATGTGGTGTTTGAGGTGCTTGATGCGCGCATCCCCCTCGCGTCGCAGCATCCCGATGTCGCCGAGTGGATCGGGGAGAAGCCCCGCATTCTGTTGCTCAATCGGGTGGATATGATTCCGAAACCTTTGAAAGCAGCATGGGAGGCGTGGTTTAAGACCCAAGGAGAGGTGGTGTATTGGACAAGTGCTAAACAGGGGAAGGGACTCCGCCCGGTCTTGAAAACGGCGCAGACGGTGGGGATCGCAGTGAATGAGCGTCGCTTGCAGCGCGGGATGCGATCGCGCCCCGTGCGAGCGGTGGTGATTGGCTTTCCCAACGTGGGCAAATCCGCCTTAATTAACCGACTGGTGAACCGAAAAGCGGTGAAAAGTGCGCGGCGGGCGGGGGTGACGCGGCAACTACAATGGGTGAAAATTTCCGATGAAATTCAACTCCTCGATGCACCAGGGGTGATTCCCTGGAAACTCGACAACCAAGAGGATGCGATCAAACTCGCGATCTGTGAAGATATTGGTGAGGCCGCCTATAACAATGAAAAAGTGGCGGAGCGGATGGTGGACTTGTTGAAAGCGTTGGCGATGGAGGGGGTACTGGGCGATCGCTACTCCGTCCCCGTCGAAAATGACAACGGCGAAGCCTATCTTCATCGCCTCGCCCACGCCCGCTATCTCGGTGATACCGAACGGGTCGCCGTGCTGATGCTCAATGATTTTCGGCGCGGCGATCTCGGCGAAATTCCCCTCGAACTGCCCCCGACCCTGGAACCTGCCTCCGATCCTCTCGTCTGCGATCCCACTGCTGCCCAGTCCTAA
- a CDS encoding RNA-guided endonuclease InsQ/TnpB family protein, whose translation MKTLKFKLYQHKRNRYLKRTINAAGRIYNHCVALHKRYYRMWGKHLNCARLQKHIAKLRKRNPWWLQVGSQAVQDICQRIEKAYQLFFKHKDRSVRPPNFKKTRKYKSFTLKQAGYKFLGGNRVRIGNKVYQYWHSRPIEGKVKTVTIKRTPLGELFMIVTVDTLSEPQVKTETGNIAGFDFGLKTFLTCSEGFNLDAPLFFKQSLNSVRKASRELSRKQKGSAHRERARLNLSRKHEDIAHRRRDWFWKLAHQLTNQFDMLCFETLNLKAMQRLWGRKVSDLAFREFLQILEWVATKKGKRVVYVDRWFPSSKACSSCGHILEHLDLETRHWRCPSCSAENDRDENAAMNIKVAGASAIGLGDVRQALPAIAV comes from the coding sequence ATGAAAACGCTCAAGTTCAAGCTCTACCAACACAAGCGAAATCGATACCTCAAGCGGACAATCAATGCCGCAGGGCGTATCTACAACCATTGTGTTGCCCTCCACAAACGGTACTACCGAATGTGGGGCAAGCACTTGAACTGCGCCCGACTGCAAAAACACATCGCCAAGCTTCGGAAACGGAACCCCTGGTGGTTGCAGGTGGGTTCTCAAGCCGTACAGGATATCTGCCAACGAATTGAGAAAGCCTATCAACTGTTCTTCAAACACAAAGATAGAAGCGTTCGACCGCCCAACTTCAAGAAGACCCGAAAGTACAAATCCTTCACCCTCAAGCAAGCTGGGTACAAATTCCTCGGTGGCAACCGGGTCAGGATTGGGAACAAAGTCTATCAATATTGGCACTCTCGCCCCATTGAGGGCAAGGTCAAGACCGTGACGATTAAACGAACTCCCTTGGGAGAACTGTTCATGATTGTCACTGTCGATACCCTGTCAGAACCCCAAGTCAAAACCGAGACAGGTAACATTGCTGGTTTTGATTTTGGACTTAAGACGTTTCTGACCTGTTCTGAGGGATTCAATCTTGATGCCCCCTTGTTCTTCAAGCAGTCACTTAACTCGGTTCGCAAAGCGAGTCGAGAGTTGTCCCGTAAGCAAAAGGGTTCAGCCCATCGGGAACGTGCCCGATTAAACTTATCCCGCAAGCATGAAGATATTGCCCATCGACGGCGGGACTGGTTTTGGAAGTTAGCCCATCAACTGACGAATCAGTTTGATATGCTGTGTTTTGAAACCTTGAACCTCAAGGCGATGCAGCGGCTCTGGGGGCGTAAGGTGAGTGATTTGGCGTTTCGGGAGTTTCTGCAAATCCTGGAGTGGGTGGCGACGAAGAAGGGGAAGCGGGTGGTCTATGTTGACCGCTGGTTCCCTTCGAGCAAGGCCTGTTCAAGTTGTGGTCATATTTTGGAGCATCTGGATTTAGAGACTCGCCATTGGCGGTGTCCCAGTTGCTCGGCAGAGAATGACCGGGATGAGAATGCGGCGATGAATATTAAAGTGGCTGGGGCTTCAGCCATTGGGTTAGGTGATGTCAGACAGGCGTTGCCTGCTATTGCTGTTTGA
- the ftsH3 gene encoding ATP-dependent zinc metalloprotease FtsH3 → MNNSKNKKWRNAGLYVLLVIVLLALGSALFDSPRESKEVWKYSRLIQEVQTGKIETIKLSSDRSQALVTAQDGAQVLVNLPNDPELINILTTNNVDIAVQPPKDDGVWFRVLSSLFVPALLLIGLFFLVRRASSGPGSQAMNFGKSKARVQMEPQTQVTFGDVAGIEQAKLELTEVVDFLKNADRFTAIGAKIPKGVLLVGPPGTGKTLLARAVAGEAGVPFFSISGSEFVEMFVGVGASRVRDLFEQAKASAPCIVFIDEIDAVGRSRGAGLGGGNDEREQTLNQLLTEMDGFEGNTGIIIIAATNRPDVLDAALLRPGRFDRQVVVDRPDYAGRSEILNVHARGKTLSKDVDLDKIARRTPGFTGADLSNLLNEAAILAARRNLTEISMDEVNDAIDRVLAGPEKKDRVMSEKRKTLVAYHEAGHALVGALMPDYDPVQKISIIPRGRAGGLTWFTPSEDRMDSGLYSRSYLQNQMAVALGGRIAEEIIFGEEEVTTGASNDLQQVARVARQMVTRFGMSDQLGPVALGRQSGNVFLGRDIASDRDFSDETAAVIDEEVRKLVDRAYDRAKEVLTDNRHVLDKLAEVLVEKETVDSEELQAILDSNEVKMATLV, encoded by the coding sequence GTGAACAACAGCAAGAACAAAAAATGGCGTAATGCGGGACTGTACGTTCTCCTCGTCATCGTCCTGCTCGCCCTCGGCTCGGCTCTCTTCGACAGCCCCCGCGAAAGCAAAGAAGTTTGGAAATATAGCCGCCTCATCCAAGAAGTTCAAACCGGCAAGATCGAAACGATTAAACTCTCCTCCGATCGCTCCCAAGCCCTCGTCACCGCCCAAGACGGCGCACAGGTGCTCGTCAATCTGCCCAATGACCCCGAACTGATCAACATCCTCACCACAAACAATGTTGATATTGCCGTTCAACCCCCCAAAGATGACGGCGTGTGGTTCCGCGTTCTCAGCAGCCTCTTTGTTCCGGCCCTCTTGCTGATTGGTCTCTTCTTCCTCGTGCGGCGTGCCTCTAGCGGCCCCGGCTCCCAAGCGATGAACTTCGGGAAATCCAAAGCCCGCGTCCAAATGGAACCCCAAACCCAAGTCACCTTTGGTGATGTCGCTGGCATCGAACAAGCCAAACTCGAACTCACCGAAGTGGTGGACTTCCTCAAAAACGCCGATCGCTTCACCGCCATCGGCGCGAAAATCCCCAAAGGGGTGCTCCTCGTCGGCCCGCCCGGAACCGGTAAAACCCTCCTCGCCCGTGCCGTCGCCGGTGAAGCCGGTGTGCCTTTCTTCAGCATCTCCGGGTCGGAATTCGTGGAAATGTTCGTCGGGGTTGGTGCATCCCGCGTCCGTGACCTCTTTGAGCAAGCCAAAGCGAGCGCCCCTTGTATCGTCTTCATCGATGAAATTGACGCTGTGGGTCGCAGCCGGGGCGCAGGTCTAGGCGGCGGGAACGATGAACGGGAACAAACCCTCAACCAACTCCTGACGGAAATGGACGGGTTTGAAGGCAACACCGGTATCATCATCATCGCCGCCACCAACCGCCCCGATGTGCTGGATGCGGCCCTGTTGCGTCCCGGTCGTTTTGACCGCCAAGTGGTGGTGGATCGCCCCGACTACGCCGGTCGCAGTGAGATCCTCAATGTCCACGCTCGTGGTAAAACCCTGTCTAAGGATGTGGATCTCGACAAGATCGCCCGCCGTACCCCTGGCTTCACCGGGGCAGACCTCTCCAACCTCCTCAACGAAGCCGCGATTCTCGCCGCTCGCCGTAACCTGACTGAGATTTCCATGGATGAGGTGAATGATGCGATCGATCGCGTCCTCGCCGGGCCGGAGAAGAAAGACCGCGTTATGAGCGAGAAGCGCAAAACCCTCGTGGCTTACCATGAAGCCGGTCACGCCCTCGTTGGTGCCCTGATGCCGGACTATGACCCGGTGCAAAAAATCAGCATCATCCCCCGCGGCCGGGCCGGTGGCTTAACCTGGTTCACCCCCAGCGAAGACCGCATGGATTCCGGTCTTTATTCCCGCTCTTACCTGCAAAATCAAATGGCTGTGGCCCTCGGTGGTCGGATCGCTGAAGAAATCATCTTTGGTGAAGAAGAAGTGACCACGGGTGCATCCAACGATTTACAACAGGTGGCACGGGTGGCCCGCCAAATGGTGACACGCTTCGGCATGAGTGACCAACTCGGCCCCGTGGCCTTGGGTCGTCAATCGGGGAATGTGTTCCTCGGTCGTGACATTGCCTCCGATCGCGACTTCTCCGATGAGACCGCTGCTGTGATTGATGAAGAGGTGCGCAAGTTGGTAGACCGTGCCTACGATCGCGCCAAAGAAGTGCTCACGGATAACCGCCACGTTCTCGATAAACTCGCGGAAGTGCTGGTGGAAAAAGAAACCGTGGACTCCGAAGAGTTACAAGCGATTCTCGATAGCAACGAAGTCAAAATGGCGACGTTGGTGTAG
- a CDS encoding XDD3 family exosortase-dependent surface protein: protein MNIKYGSALLIAGLAAASAAIATPQAAQAFTWNYGMDSSADGTGLLFGTTNKYGVGLNSHYEAFGMAYTANEDTVTFAFNANFGINGSSYSRAADGNIGWGDMFLNLDPTKSFTQAKTDGDVLGIRFAGSNDSGIAAGETGVYSNISTMNVTQDNAGWSDYGSYNNYVNKRGSVELIDGMTTAQAQGYLGSHGQSVMSSGTKVGNITVLDKTALTGMGLDFGSQGGQNGAEVLGFSFARSLLPGGELNWIAHVMAECANDTVGMTGDFAAVPPPSTPVGGQPKKETGTPEPGTILGGIVALTSIFKAKQQAKKA from the coding sequence ATGAATATTAAATATGGAAGCGCTTTATTAATCGCAGGATTAGCAGCAGCGAGTGCTGCGATCGCAACCCCCCAAGCCGCCCAAGCCTTCACTTGGAACTACGGCATGGATTCGAGCGCAGATGGAACCGGACTGTTGTTCGGCACAACCAACAAGTACGGAGTAGGTCTCAACAGCCACTACGAAGCCTTCGGCATGGCCTACACCGCCAATGAAGACACCGTCACCTTCGCCTTCAACGCCAACTTTGGGATTAATGGCAGCTCTTATTCCCGTGCTGCGGACGGCAATATTGGCTGGGGTGATATGTTCCTCAACCTCGATCCGACGAAAAGCTTCACACAAGCTAAAACAGACGGTGATGTCCTCGGAATTCGATTTGCAGGCAGTAATGATTCCGGTATTGCTGCGGGGGAAACCGGGGTCTACAGTAACATCTCCACCATGAATGTCACCCAAGACAATGCGGGCTGGAGTGACTACGGCAGCTACAACAACTACGTCAATAAACGGGGTTCGGTCGAACTCATTGACGGTATGACAACAGCCCAAGCCCAGGGCTACCTCGGCAGCCATGGCCAAAGCGTGATGAGTTCCGGGACGAAAGTGGGCAACATCACCGTCTTAGATAAAACGGCTCTGACGGGAATGGGTCTCGATTTTGGCAGCCAAGGCGGACAAAATGGAGCAGAAGTGTTGGGCTTCAGCTTTGCGCGTTCCCTGTTGCCCGGTGGTGAATTGAACTGGATTGCTCATGTGATGGCAGAATGTGCCAACGATACCGTGGGCATGACGGGTGACTTTGCGGCTGTCCCGCCGCCGTCAACGCCGGTTGGTGGTCAGCCGAAGAAAGAAACTGGCACACCGGAACCGGGAACCATTCTTGGTGGGATTGTGGCGTTAACCTCAATCTTTAAGGCAAAGCAGCAGGCGAAGAAAGCCTAA